In a genomic window of Colias croceus chromosome 20, ilColCroc2.1:
- the LOC123700626 gene encoding E3 ubiquitin-protein ligase Arkadia-like isoform X2, with translation MSEKRNEGEPISAWDIPGPSSLAAILDTVNTSESSDSTHRNEMECETLFAESDDDVELLPASSDGVTEQNTTNINKRKLISTSCANSTSVSQPYEVNAALSYPVSSRTPVPQEYHPLPDSSSTFDYAGDNLDSDNHTQTMGYMPKPIIHDNGYYYPYVRYPGVPPTGDYVVAPYTNTTISPLNYTVASNAPQVSDPSIPRVRYEPLPPAMSNMFNNILENRQEQSYYNHLERPSRKLNISPRRRQSKENEVISNLIEVSSEEEETMSVPRKKQCESGLGPKQSTNDASQTAGCSRATSSRVDIKTEPVESSETVATSTETGRQPENTSRRMPNQQQATGSQHKCHNVYTQIKQENPVASSTNHNCTCSHKYTNSQPTRTLSGSNPNYFNFHNGSHHHHHHHHHHHHRNFQFPHNNSVPGSSTVKEEPGLQPVNIKVEASSVQNMGAGSSSNVANIKRENVEHPIVKVEPNRDSERVNESNVTVKTEAHENQCCVDGGGDRRVKEQSPQPGTSSGRSVAQTVSSTATQNQERQETSGGRNVPGGNASGVLSAPDLQLDWVSDSSSDDDVQVLGEEQRDREVIDLTSSPNRSESQDDSSTTATVGSVRSPRPLFESVPHRDPPLCHTAPVPCHAHLVRTRVRCMMPCRGCCCAPQPHHAHAHAHPAHSAHHPHAAHTQHMVPPLAHLSDRRCEAMPTAPPYLVHARLWHRQQHTLELQRRSLMGNLNPELISSMPPSYVPRPAPMLAFPDELEQRDMEPAPLVIDGQHLHHHMHHYLQMHPPHLHISIQPSVVSGGAGLAAAALVQVAEAAEARRASRGASRAVIERNTYRHAYARPAPHHQDEKCTICLSVFEVDSHCRRLPCMHLFHMECVDQWLGTNKHCPICRVDIETHLSKDATF, from the exons ATGAGTGAAAAAAGAAACGAAGGTGAACCAATCTCTGCATGGGATATTCCTGGCCCTTCTTCGCTGGCAGCCATTCTGGATACAGTAAATACATCAGAATCATCGGATAGTACACATCGAAATG AAATGGAATGTGAGACTTTGTTTGCTGAAAGTGATGATGATGTAGAACTATTACCTGCATCATCTGACGGTGTAACGGAACAAAACACGACTAATATCAATAAACGCAAATTGATATCAACAAGCTGTGCAAATTCTACATCCGTGAGCCAGCCTTATGAAGTAAATGCTGCACTGTCCTACCCAGTGTCATCTAGAACACCTGTGCCACAAGAATATCATCCACTCCCAGATAGTTCTAGCACTTTTGATTATGCAGGAGATAATCTTGATAGCGACAATCACACACAAACTATGGGATATATGCCTAAACCAATAATACATGATAATGGATATTATTACCCTTATGTGCGTTATCCTGGTGTACCACCAACAGGAGATTATGTAGTTGCACCTTACACAAACACCACAATATCACCTTTAAATTATACAGTTGCATCAAATGCACCACAAGTGTCAGATCCCAGCATACCCCGTGTGCGCTATGAGCCTTTGCCACCAGCAATGAGCAACATGTTTAACAATATTCTTGAAAATAGACAAGAACAATCTTATTATAATCACTTGGAAAGACCTAGCAGaaagttaaatatttcacCTAGGAGAAGACAATCAAAAGAAAATGAAGTGAtttctaatttaattgaaGTGAGTTCTGAGGAAGAAGAAACAATGTCTGTTCCAAGGAAGAAACAGTGTGAAAGTGGTTTGGGTCCTAAGCAAAGTACCAATGATGCATCGCAAACTGCTGGCTGTAGTCGGGCTACTAGTTCACGTGTTGATATCAAAACAGAGCCAGTTGAGAGTTCTGAGACTGTAGCAACAAGTACAGAAACTGGCCGACAGCCAGAAAATACTTCAAGACGAATGCCTAACCAGCAACAAGCAACAGGATCTCAACACAAATGTCACAATGTTTACACACAAATTAAACAAGAGAACCCTGTAGCATCTAGCACTAACCATAATTGTACATGTAGTCACAAGTATACAAATTCTCAACCTACAAGAACATTAAGTGGGTCAAATcctaattatttcaattttcacaatGGATCTCACCATCATCACCACCACCATCACCATCATCACCATAGAAATTTTCAGTTTCCTCACAACAACTCTGTACCTGGCTCGTCAACTGTTAAAGAAGAGCCTGGGCTTCAGCCAGTGAATATTAAAGTGGAAGCTTCATCTGTTCAAAATATGGGTGCTGGTTCATCTTCAAATGTAGCTAATATTAAAAGAGAAAATGTTGAACATCCCATCGTAAAAGTAGAACCCAATAGGGACAGTGAGAGAGTGAATGAAAGTAATGTGACTGTGAAAACAGAGGCACATGAGAATCAGTGTTGTGTTGATGGTGGAGGAGACAGGAGAGTGAAGGAACAGTCACCTCAACCAGGCACTAGTTCTGGAAGAAGTGTGGCACAGACTGTGAGCTCTACAGCTACCCAGAAccag GAGCGTCAAGAAACTTCTGGGGGAAGAAATGTCCCTGGAGGTAATGCTAGTGGAGTGCTATCTGCACCTGACTTGCAACTTGATTGGGTCTCAGACTCCAGTTCAGATGATGATGTTCAAGTATTGGGGGAAGAACAAAGAGAT CGGGAAGTAATAGACTTAACCAGTTCGCCGAACCGCAGCGAGAGCCAGGACGACAGCAGCACGACGGCCACGGTGGGGTCGGTGCGCTCCCCGCGGCCGCTGTTCGAGTCGGTGCCGCACCGCGACCCGCCGCTCTGCCACACCGCGCCCGTGCCGTGCCACGCGCACTTGGTGAGGACGAG GGTGCGCTGCATGATGCCGTGCCGCGGTTGCTGCTGCGCGCCGCAGCCGCACCACGCGCACGCGCACGCGCACCCCGCGCACTCGGCGCACCACCCGCACGCGGCGCACACGCAGCACATGGTGCCGCCGCTAGCGCACC TAAGTGACCGTCGCTGCGAGGCTATGCCCACTGCGCCGCCATACTTGGTCCACGCGAGACTCTGGCATCGCCAACAGCATACACTT gagTTGCAACGCCGCAGTTTGATGGGCAATCTAAACCCGGAGTTAATATCTTCGATGCCGCCTTCTTATGTTCCTAGGCCTGCGCCTATGTTAGCC TTTCCAGACGAGTTAGAGCAACGCGATATGGAACCCGCACCTTTGGTGAT tgATGGACAACATCTACACCACCACATGCATCACTACCTGCAAATGCATCCGCCACACCTGCACATATCAATCCAACCTTCAGTTGTG AGCGGCGGTGCAGGCCTAGCGGCAGCCGCGCTGGTCCAGGTGGCGGAGGCAGCGGAGGCGCGGCGGGCGTCGCGCGGCGCGTCCCGCGCGGTCATCGAGCGGAACACGTACCGGCACGCGTacgcgcgccccgcgccgcacCACCAGGACGAGAAGTGCACCATCTGCCTGTCCGTGTTCGAGGTGGACTCGCACTGCAG GCGCTTGCCGTGTATGCACTTATTCCACATGGAGTGTGTCGATCAGTGGCTGGGTACCAACAAGCATTGTCCAATATGTAGAGTCGATATTGAAACCCATTTGAGTAAAGATGCTACATTCTAA
- the LOC123700628 gene encoding putative riboflavin kinase, translated as MFSYLPLFLKGEVVKGFGRGSKDLGCPTANYAREVTQSLPDNLKPGVYYGWAQVDHQDVHKMVVNIGWCPFYQNKEMSVETHIIHQFENDFYGSLLKICIAGYLRPEMNFKSLDELITAIKQDIDNASNKLDLPDSISLKAHNFFTCD; from the exons ATGTTCTCATATTtgcctttatttttaaaaggtgAAGTTGTGAAAGGTTTCGGGAGAGGATCAAAAGATTTAGGGTGCCCTACag cTAATTATGCCCGTGAAGTGACACAATCTTTACCTGATAATTTAAAACCTGGTGTGTACTATGGATGGGCCCAGGTGGACCATCAGGATGTCCACAAAATGGTAGTCAATATTGGCTGGTGTCCATTTTACCAGAACAAAGAAATGTCGGTT GAAACACATATTATTCATCAATTTGAAAATGATTTCTATGGAtccttgttaaaaatttgCATAGCAGGATATTTGAGACCTGAAATGAATTTCAAGTCACTAGATGAATTAATAACGGCCATCAAACAAGACATAGACAATGCTAGTAATAAATTGGATTTACCGGattcaatttcattgaaagctcataattttttcacatgtgattaa
- the LOC123700627 gene encoding uncharacterized protein LOC123700627, whose product MFRYKFLHLLKSSLKINSRKVSCKARSIAPVTFAILTTVKCEDKKPEFKDFFNAESLEHEFLIKQATTVNVNAATQLLTVTLVAIQDTSERLREVLSEEICLVRQALEWGEDSTPAQHWDQLIAVRGTLCDLNHNLRTLFSYMDYAEKLATVAAEISYLSGNIAASDAICERIDHANRSCNNQKKLTHELQQESLELQQQAIINAPNLEDKLNPKDTSELK is encoded by the exons ATGTTTCGATACAAATTCTTGCACTTACTCAAATCtagtttgaaaataaacaGTAGAAAAGTTTCGTGTAAAGCTCGCAGTATTGCACCGGTAACTTTTGCTATTTTAACTACAGTAAAATGTGAAGATAAGAAGCCAGAGTTCaaggatttttttaatgcagAAAGCTTAGAACAcgagtttttaataaaacaagcgACAACTGTTAACGTAAATGCAGCGACGCAGCTACTGACTGTAACCTTAGTAGCAATTCAAGACACAAGTGAAAG GTTAAGAGAAGTGTTGTCTGAAGAAATTTGTCTTGTTAGACAAGCCCTAGAATGGGGGGAAGATAGCACACCTGCGCAACACTGGGATCAGCTTATTGCAGTCAGAGGAACTTTATGTGACCTCAATCATAATCTTAGAACACTATTTA gttATATGGATTATGCAGAGAAATTAGCCACAGTTGCTGCTGAAATATCCTATTTGTCTGGTAATATAGCTGCTTCAGATGCAATATGTGAAAGAATTGACCATGCTAACAG GTCTTGTAACAACCAGAAGAAGTTAACCCATGAGCTGCAACAAGAGAGTCTGGAGTTACAACAGCAAGCAATAATAAATGCACCAAATTTAGAAGATAAATTAAACCCAAAAGATACTTCTgaactgaaataa
- the LOC123700675 gene encoding abl interactor 2 isoform X2, translated as MKGPSRPAPVPPSAHVNRYSPVTNWNDDPFGAEVFEPTPMYAQKKKPPPRPPPPKVTKQPEVPAKPSHFIRKPTVLTSLLNRKSKNTVNQQSGPNQPKFTDFSSEVNSRMFPKCDHTNIQTATLIDLSSPPSSPTFTTRSSSDGISVDSFGSDATTSTNHRNAISGGNASQAESGFEDDFDLFLTSRKKISKEDTFEDFSNIDPFSPQPVIKPPIMKKPVLSKDLFETSSTTSSQYSNPPLKGPTIIRAKPARPKPPDNSALLKSTFGSNFQWTSMNINTTTPIQKVANGFIDSDQKLNWDHEDSPERKPTPPMPTIPPPPPPQIDDDLPVVWPDDIPDFEETDESDDDEPHAIALFDYFTDHQEDLYFSAGTKIFLIRRENDEWMYGKLRTGAEGLFPSNYVEVKIPLPNDSKTTIGTALALYEFMPVQEGDLRFNIGDKINVLSKINDEWYFGECNGLKGQFPINYVQIS; from the exons ATGAAGGGTCCATCCAGGCCAGCTCCTGTGCCACCTAGTGCTCATGTTAATAGATACTCTCCAGTGACCAATTGGAATGATGACCCATTTGGGGCAGAAGTTTTTGAACCTACTCCTATGTATGCACAGAAAAAAAAGCCTCCACCTCGACCACCACCACCCAAGGTGACCAAGCAGCCTGAAGTGCCTGCAAAACCATCACACTTTATACGTAAACCAACAGTTCTCACTTCATTGTTAAATCGTAAAAGTAAGAACACAGTGAATCAACAGAGTGGGCCAAATCAACCTAAATTTACAGATTTTAGTAGTGAAGTCAATAGTAGAATGTTTCCAAAGTGTGACCATACCAATATACAAACGGCAACTCTCATAGATCTGTCATCACCACCAAGCTCGCCAACATTTACAACTAGATCTAGCAGTGATGGAATCAGTGTGGATAGCTTTGGATCTGATGCCACCACATCAACTAATCACCGAAATGCGATCAGCGGTGGTAACGCTTCACAAGCGGAAAGTGGTTTTGAGGATGATTTCGATCTTTTCCTCACTTCCAGAAAGAAAATTAGCAAGGAGGATacttttgaagatttttcaaatatagatCCCTTTTCACCACAGCCAGTAATTAAACCTCCTATCATGAAGAAGCCTGTGCTGAGTAAGGATCTGTTTGAAACATCAAGCACTACAAGTAGTCAGTATTCTAATCCACCTTTAAAGGGCCCCACAATAATAAGAGCTAAACCAGCTCGACCGAAACCTCCGGATAATTCTGCTCTATTGAAAAGTACTTTTGGCAGCAACTTCCAATGGACTTCAATGAACATAAATACCACAACGCCAATACAAAAAGTTGCAAATGGCTTTATAGATAgt GACCAGAAATTAAATTGGGATCACGAAGATTCGCCTGAAAGGAAGCCCACTCCACCCATGCCAACAATACCTCCTCCACCCCCGCCACAGATTGATGATGACCTTCCAGTAGTGTGGCCTGATGATATACCAGATTTCGAAGAAACTGATGaaagtgatgatgatgaaccGCACGCGATCGCGCTCTTCGACTATTTCACGGATCACCAagaagatttatatttttcg gcTGGCACGAAAATATTTCTGATTCGGCGCGAGAATGACGAATGGATGTACGGTAAACTGCGCACAGGGGCGGAAGGTCTCTTTCCTTCGAACTACGTTGAGGTAAAGATACCTTTACCGAATGATAGTAAAACTACAATTGGCACGGCTCTCGCATTATATGAGTTCATGCCTGTCCAAGAAGGAGATCTGCGTTTTAACATCGGTGACAAGATCAACGTTCTGTCCAAAATAAACGATGAGTGGTATTTCGGCGAGTGCAATGGCCTCAAAGGACAATTCCCAATTAACTACGTGCAAATTAGTTAG
- the LOC123700630 gene encoding 40S ribosomal protein S27, protein MPLAIDLLHPSPASERRKHKLKRLVPHPNSYFMDVKCPGCYKITTVFSHAQRVVVCAGCSTILCQPTGGRARLTEGCSFRRKQH, encoded by the exons ATGCCG CTCGCAATTGACTTATTGCACCCGTCGCCTGCATCTGAGAGGAGGAAGCACAAGCTCAAAAGGCTTGTGCCACATCCAAACTCATATTTCATGGATGTGAAATGCCCAGGATGTTATAAAATCACAACCGTATTCAGTCACGCTCAGAGGGTAGTCGTATGTGCAGGATGCTCAACGATCCTCTGCCAACCAACAGGAGGTCGTGCTAGACTAACTGAag GATGTTCATTTAGGAGAAAACAACATTAA
- the LOC123700675 gene encoding abl interactor 2 isoform X1: MDLFKHGMKGPSRPAPVPPSAHVNRYSPVTNWNDDPFGAEVFEPTPMYAQKKKPPPRPPPPKVTKQPEVPAKPSHFIRKPTVLTSLLNRKSKNTVNQQSGPNQPKFTDFSSEVNSRMFPKCDHTNIQTATLIDLSSPPSSPTFTTRSSSDGISVDSFGSDATTSTNHRNAISGGNASQAESGFEDDFDLFLTSRKKISKEDTFEDFSNIDPFSPQPVIKPPIMKKPVLSKDLFETSSTTSSQYSNPPLKGPTIIRAKPARPKPPDNSALLKSTFGSNFQWTSMNINTTTPIQKVANGFIDSDQKLNWDHEDSPERKPTPPMPTIPPPPPPQIDDDLPVVWPDDIPDFEETDESDDDEPHAIALFDYFTDHQEDLYFSAGTKIFLIRRENDEWMYGKLRTGAEGLFPSNYVEVKIPLPNDSKTTIGTALALYEFMPVQEGDLRFNIGDKINVLSKINDEWYFGECNGLKGQFPINYVQIS, from the exons ATGGACCTCTTTAAACACG GTATGAAGGGTCCATCCAGGCCAGCTCCTGTGCCACCTAGTGCTCATGTTAATAGATACTCTCCAGTGACCAATTGGAATGATGACCCATTTGGGGCAGAAGTTTTTGAACCTACTCCTATGTATGCACAGAAAAAAAAGCCTCCACCTCGACCACCACCACCCAAGGTGACCAAGCAGCCTGAAGTGCCTGCAAAACCATCACACTTTATACGTAAACCAACAGTTCTCACTTCATTGTTAAATCGTAAAAGTAAGAACACAGTGAATCAACAGAGTGGGCCAAATCAACCTAAATTTACAGATTTTAGTAGTGAAGTCAATAGTAGAATGTTTCCAAAGTGTGACCATACCAATATACAAACGGCAACTCTCATAGATCTGTCATCACCACCAAGCTCGCCAACATTTACAACTAGATCTAGCAGTGATGGAATCAGTGTGGATAGCTTTGGATCTGATGCCACCACATCAACTAATCACCGAAATGCGATCAGCGGTGGTAACGCTTCACAAGCGGAAAGTGGTTTTGAGGATGATTTCGATCTTTTCCTCACTTCCAGAAAGAAAATTAGCAAGGAGGATacttttgaagatttttcaaatatagatCCCTTTTCACCACAGCCAGTAATTAAACCTCCTATCATGAAGAAGCCTGTGCTGAGTAAGGATCTGTTTGAAACATCAAGCACTACAAGTAGTCAGTATTCTAATCCACCTTTAAAGGGCCCCACAATAATAAGAGCTAAACCAGCTCGACCGAAACCTCCGGATAATTCTGCTCTATTGAAAAGTACTTTTGGCAGCAACTTCCAATGGACTTCAATGAACATAAATACCACAACGCCAATACAAAAAGTTGCAAATGGCTTTATAGATAgt GACCAGAAATTAAATTGGGATCACGAAGATTCGCCTGAAAGGAAGCCCACTCCACCCATGCCAACAATACCTCCTCCACCCCCGCCACAGATTGATGATGACCTTCCAGTAGTGTGGCCTGATGATATACCAGATTTCGAAGAAACTGATGaaagtgatgatgatgaaccGCACGCGATCGCGCTCTTCGACTATTTCACGGATCACCAagaagatttatatttttcg gcTGGCACGAAAATATTTCTGATTCGGCGCGAGAATGACGAATGGATGTACGGTAAACTGCGCACAGGGGCGGAAGGTCTCTTTCCTTCGAACTACGTTGAGGTAAAGATACCTTTACCGAATGATAGTAAAACTACAATTGGCACGGCTCTCGCATTATATGAGTTCATGCCTGTCCAAGAAGGAGATCTGCGTTTTAACATCGGTGACAAGATCAACGTTCTGTCCAAAATAAACGATGAGTGGTATTTCGGCGAGTGCAATGGCCTCAAAGGACAATTCCCAATTAACTACGTGCAAATTAGTTAG
- the LOC123700626 gene encoding E3 ubiquitin-protein ligase Arkadia-like isoform X1, which yields MSEKRNEGEPISAWDIPGPSSLAAILDTVNTSESSDSTHRNEEMECETLFAESDDDVELLPASSDGVTEQNTTNINKRKLISTSCANSTSVSQPYEVNAALSYPVSSRTPVPQEYHPLPDSSSTFDYAGDNLDSDNHTQTMGYMPKPIIHDNGYYYPYVRYPGVPPTGDYVVAPYTNTTISPLNYTVASNAPQVSDPSIPRVRYEPLPPAMSNMFNNILENRQEQSYYNHLERPSRKLNISPRRRQSKENEVISNLIEVSSEEEETMSVPRKKQCESGLGPKQSTNDASQTAGCSRATSSRVDIKTEPVESSETVATSTETGRQPENTSRRMPNQQQATGSQHKCHNVYTQIKQENPVASSTNHNCTCSHKYTNSQPTRTLSGSNPNYFNFHNGSHHHHHHHHHHHHRNFQFPHNNSVPGSSTVKEEPGLQPVNIKVEASSVQNMGAGSSSNVANIKRENVEHPIVKVEPNRDSERVNESNVTVKTEAHENQCCVDGGGDRRVKEQSPQPGTSSGRSVAQTVSSTATQNQERQETSGGRNVPGGNASGVLSAPDLQLDWVSDSSSDDDVQVLGEEQRDREVIDLTSSPNRSESQDDSSTTATVGSVRSPRPLFESVPHRDPPLCHTAPVPCHAHLVRTRVRCMMPCRGCCCAPQPHHAHAHAHPAHSAHHPHAAHTQHMVPPLAHLSDRRCEAMPTAPPYLVHARLWHRQQHTLELQRRSLMGNLNPELISSMPPSYVPRPAPMLAFPDELEQRDMEPAPLVIDGQHLHHHMHHYLQMHPPHLHISIQPSVVSGGAGLAAAALVQVAEAAEARRASRGASRAVIERNTYRHAYARPAPHHQDEKCTICLSVFEVDSHCRRLPCMHLFHMECVDQWLGTNKHCPICRVDIETHLSKDATF from the exons ATGAGTGAAAAAAGAAACGAAGGTGAACCAATCTCTGCATGGGATATTCCTGGCCCTTCTTCGCTGGCAGCCATTCTGGATACAGTAAATACATCAGAATCATCGGATAGTACACATCGAAATG aaGAAATGGAATGTGAGACTTTGTTTGCTGAAAGTGATGATGATGTAGAACTATTACCTGCATCATCTGACGGTGTAACGGAACAAAACACGACTAATATCAATAAACGCAAATTGATATCAACAAGCTGTGCAAATTCTACATCCGTGAGCCAGCCTTATGAAGTAAATGCTGCACTGTCCTACCCAGTGTCATCTAGAACACCTGTGCCACAAGAATATCATCCACTCCCAGATAGTTCTAGCACTTTTGATTATGCAGGAGATAATCTTGATAGCGACAATCACACACAAACTATGGGATATATGCCTAAACCAATAATACATGATAATGGATATTATTACCCTTATGTGCGTTATCCTGGTGTACCACCAACAGGAGATTATGTAGTTGCACCTTACACAAACACCACAATATCACCTTTAAATTATACAGTTGCATCAAATGCACCACAAGTGTCAGATCCCAGCATACCCCGTGTGCGCTATGAGCCTTTGCCACCAGCAATGAGCAACATGTTTAACAATATTCTTGAAAATAGACAAGAACAATCTTATTATAATCACTTGGAAAGACCTAGCAGaaagttaaatatttcacCTAGGAGAAGACAATCAAAAGAAAATGAAGTGAtttctaatttaattgaaGTGAGTTCTGAGGAAGAAGAAACAATGTCTGTTCCAAGGAAGAAACAGTGTGAAAGTGGTTTGGGTCCTAAGCAAAGTACCAATGATGCATCGCAAACTGCTGGCTGTAGTCGGGCTACTAGTTCACGTGTTGATATCAAAACAGAGCCAGTTGAGAGTTCTGAGACTGTAGCAACAAGTACAGAAACTGGCCGACAGCCAGAAAATACTTCAAGACGAATGCCTAACCAGCAACAAGCAACAGGATCTCAACACAAATGTCACAATGTTTACACACAAATTAAACAAGAGAACCCTGTAGCATCTAGCACTAACCATAATTGTACATGTAGTCACAAGTATACAAATTCTCAACCTACAAGAACATTAAGTGGGTCAAATcctaattatttcaattttcacaatGGATCTCACCATCATCACCACCACCATCACCATCATCACCATAGAAATTTTCAGTTTCCTCACAACAACTCTGTACCTGGCTCGTCAACTGTTAAAGAAGAGCCTGGGCTTCAGCCAGTGAATATTAAAGTGGAAGCTTCATCTGTTCAAAATATGGGTGCTGGTTCATCTTCAAATGTAGCTAATATTAAAAGAGAAAATGTTGAACATCCCATCGTAAAAGTAGAACCCAATAGGGACAGTGAGAGAGTGAATGAAAGTAATGTGACTGTGAAAACAGAGGCACATGAGAATCAGTGTTGTGTTGATGGTGGAGGAGACAGGAGAGTGAAGGAACAGTCACCTCAACCAGGCACTAGTTCTGGAAGAAGTGTGGCACAGACTGTGAGCTCTACAGCTACCCAGAAccag GAGCGTCAAGAAACTTCTGGGGGAAGAAATGTCCCTGGAGGTAATGCTAGTGGAGTGCTATCTGCACCTGACTTGCAACTTGATTGGGTCTCAGACTCCAGTTCAGATGATGATGTTCAAGTATTGGGGGAAGAACAAAGAGAT CGGGAAGTAATAGACTTAACCAGTTCGCCGAACCGCAGCGAGAGCCAGGACGACAGCAGCACGACGGCCACGGTGGGGTCGGTGCGCTCCCCGCGGCCGCTGTTCGAGTCGGTGCCGCACCGCGACCCGCCGCTCTGCCACACCGCGCCCGTGCCGTGCCACGCGCACTTGGTGAGGACGAG GGTGCGCTGCATGATGCCGTGCCGCGGTTGCTGCTGCGCGCCGCAGCCGCACCACGCGCACGCGCACGCGCACCCCGCGCACTCGGCGCACCACCCGCACGCGGCGCACACGCAGCACATGGTGCCGCCGCTAGCGCACC TAAGTGACCGTCGCTGCGAGGCTATGCCCACTGCGCCGCCATACTTGGTCCACGCGAGACTCTGGCATCGCCAACAGCATACACTT gagTTGCAACGCCGCAGTTTGATGGGCAATCTAAACCCGGAGTTAATATCTTCGATGCCGCCTTCTTATGTTCCTAGGCCTGCGCCTATGTTAGCC TTTCCAGACGAGTTAGAGCAACGCGATATGGAACCCGCACCTTTGGTGAT tgATGGACAACATCTACACCACCACATGCATCACTACCTGCAAATGCATCCGCCACACCTGCACATATCAATCCAACCTTCAGTTGTG AGCGGCGGTGCAGGCCTAGCGGCAGCCGCGCTGGTCCAGGTGGCGGAGGCAGCGGAGGCGCGGCGGGCGTCGCGCGGCGCGTCCCGCGCGGTCATCGAGCGGAACACGTACCGGCACGCGTacgcgcgccccgcgccgcacCACCAGGACGAGAAGTGCACCATCTGCCTGTCCGTGTTCGAGGTGGACTCGCACTGCAG GCGCTTGCCGTGTATGCACTTATTCCACATGGAGTGTGTCGATCAGTGGCTGGGTACCAACAAGCATTGTCCAATATGTAGAGTCGATATTGAAACCCATTTGAGTAAAGATGCTACATTCTAA
- the LOC123700629 gene encoding DNA-directed RNA polymerases I, II, and III subunit RPABC2, with amino-acid sequence MADEEYDGEDGGGDYDDMVEEDPNIEEAEEQEEDGYNVQCLAPGQAGGGVEKSKRITTRYMTKYERARVLGTRALQIAMCAPVMVELEGETDPLQIAMKELKQRKIPIIIRRYLPDHSYEDWSIDELIIIDH; translated from the exons atggCTGATGAAGAATATGATGGAGAGGATGGAGGTGGAGATTACGATGATATGGTAGAAGAAGACCCCAACATAGAAGAGGCCGAGGAACAAGAGGAGGACGGTTACAATGTTCAGTGCCTTGCTCCTGGCCAGGCTGGTGGAGGTGTGGAGAAATCTAAAAGAATAACAACTAGATATATGACTAAATACGAACGAGCCAGAGTACTAG GTACCAGAGCCCTACAAATAGCAATGTGTGCCCCAGTAATGGTTGAATTAGAGGGTGAAACTGATCCACTCCAAATAGCTATGAAAGAGCTAAAGCAAAGGAAAATTCCAATCATCATCCGAAGGTACCTTCCTGATCATTCCTATGAAGATTGGAGTATAGAtgagttaattataattgaccattaa